From a region of the Arachis ipaensis cultivar K30076 chromosome B09, Araip1.1, whole genome shotgun sequence genome:
- the LOC107617371 gene encoding formamidopyrimidine-DNA glycosylase isoform X1 encodes MPELPEVEAARRAVEDNCVGKKIVKCIVADDPKVIDGVSPSELQASVVGKTIVAARRKGKNMWLQLDSPPFPSFQFGMAGAIYIKGVAVTKYKRSAVNDEEEWPSKYSKFFIELGDGLELSFTDKRRFARVRLLKDPTSVPPISELGPDALLEPMTLEEFTESLHKKKTEIKPLLLDQSFISGIGNWVADEVLYQARIHPRQTATSLSDESCAALHKSIKEVIEKALEVGADSSQFPSSWIFHSREKKPGKAFVDGKQIDFITAGGRTTAYVPELQKPSGSQDVKEIGKSRRQTSKKKNIDDDDEDNEKPTNGEEDDLGSLKSKKGKKAGGGGRKPSKKKSEESDYDNDGDASSDENDDNDNVEKKKPGGKQSKKRVQSSQNSRNARRKVK; translated from the exons ATGCCGGAGCTTCCAGAAGTGGAGGCGGCCAGGAGGGCCGTCGAAGACAACTGCGTCGGAAAGAAGATAGTGAAATGCATTGTTGCTGATGATCCAAAAGTCATCGACGGTGTCTCTCCGTCGGAGCTCCAAGCTTCGGTGGTCGGCAAGACCATTGTCGCAGCTCGAAGAAAGGGAAAGAACATGTGGCTTCAGCTCGATTCACCTCCTTTCCCTTCCTTCCAATTCG GCATGGCTGGTGCTATATACATAAAAGGCGTTGCAGTTACTAAGTACAAAAG GTCTGCTGTAAATGACGAAGAGGAGTGGCCTTCCAAATATTCTAAGTTTTTTATTGAG CTAGGCGATGGCTTGGAGTTGTCTTTCACTGACAAAAGGCGATTTGCTAGAGTTCGCCTGCTTAAAGAT CCGACATCAGTGCCTCCCATATCTGAACTTGGTCCTGATGCACTTTTGGAACCCATGACACTTGAGGAGTTCACTGAATCTCTGCACAAGAAGAAAACTGAAATCAAACCTTTGTTACTTGATCAG AGCTTTATTTCAGGTATTGGAAATTGGGTTGCAGATGAAGTGCTATACCAA GCAAGAATCCATCCTCGGCAAACAGCTACTAGCCTTTCGGATGAAAGTTGTGCAGCTTTGCACAAATCCATTAAAGAG GTCATTGAAAAAGCACTTGAAGTTGGAGCAGATAGTAGTCAGTTTCCTTCTAGTTGGATATTTCATTCACGTGAAAAAAAGCCTGGCAAGGCTTTTGTTGATG GGAAACAAATTGACTTTATTACTGCTGGTGGCAGG ACCACTGCGTATGTGCCAGAGTTGCAAAAGCCGAGTGGATCACAAGATGTGAAAGAAATTGGAAAATCTAGAAGGCAAAcctcaaagaaaaaaaatattgatgatgACGATGAAGATAATGAGAAACCAACAAATGGGGAAGAGGATGATTTGGGAAGTCTTAAATCAAAGAAGGGGAAAAAAGCAGGAGGTGGAGGTAGGAAGCCTTCCAAAAAGAAGTCTGAGgaaagtgactatgataatgatGGCGATGCTAGTTCTGAtgagaatgatgataatgataatgttGAGAAGAAGAAACCAGGAGGGAAGCAATCAAAGAAAAGAGTTCAAAGCAGTCAAAATAGTAGGAATGCTAGAAGGAAAGTTAAGTAG
- the LOC107617371 gene encoding formamidopyrimidine-DNA glycosylase isoform X2, which translates to MPELPEVEAARRAVEDNCVGKKIVKCIVADDPKVIDGVSPSELQASVVGKTIVAARRKGKNMWLQLDSPPFPSFQFGMAGAIYIKGVAVTKYKRSAVNDEEEWPSKYSKFFIELGDGLELSFTDKRRFARVRLLKDPTSVPPISELGPDALLEPMTLEEFTESLHKKKTEIKPLLLDQSFISGIGNWVADEVLYQARIHPRQTATSLSDESCAALHKSIKEVIQYAVEVDAECSCFPLEWLFHFRWGKKTGKISGKQIDFITAGGRTTAYVPELQKPSGSQDVKEIGKSRRQTSKKKNIDDDDEDNEKPTNGEEDDLGSLKSKKGKKAGGGGRKPSKKKSEESDYDNDGDASSDENDDNDNVEKKKPGGKQSKKRVQSSQNSRNARRKVK; encoded by the exons ATGCCGGAGCTTCCAGAAGTGGAGGCGGCCAGGAGGGCCGTCGAAGACAACTGCGTCGGAAAGAAGATAGTGAAATGCATTGTTGCTGATGATCCAAAAGTCATCGACGGTGTCTCTCCGTCGGAGCTCCAAGCTTCGGTGGTCGGCAAGACCATTGTCGCAGCTCGAAGAAAGGGAAAGAACATGTGGCTTCAGCTCGATTCACCTCCTTTCCCTTCCTTCCAATTCG GCATGGCTGGTGCTATATACATAAAAGGCGTTGCAGTTACTAAGTACAAAAG GTCTGCTGTAAATGACGAAGAGGAGTGGCCTTCCAAATATTCTAAGTTTTTTATTGAG CTAGGCGATGGCTTGGAGTTGTCTTTCACTGACAAAAGGCGATTTGCTAGAGTTCGCCTGCTTAAAGAT CCGACATCAGTGCCTCCCATATCTGAACTTGGTCCTGATGCACTTTTGGAACCCATGACACTTGAGGAGTTCACTGAATCTCTGCACAAGAAGAAAACTGAAATCAAACCTTTGTTACTTGATCAG AGCTTTATTTCAGGTATTGGAAATTGGGTTGCAGATGAAGTGCTATACCAA GCAAGAATCCATCCTCGGCAAACAGCTACTAGCCTTTCGGATGAAAGTTGTGCAGCTTTGCACAAATCCATTAAAGAG GTTATTCAATATGCGGTTGAAGTTGATGCTGAATGTAGCTGTTTTCCTCTTGAATGGTTATTTCATTTTCGTTGGGGGAAAAAGACTGGAAAAATAAGTG GGAAACAAATTGACTTTATTACTGCTGGTGGCAGG ACCACTGCGTATGTGCCAGAGTTGCAAAAGCCGAGTGGATCACAAGATGTGAAAGAAATTGGAAAATCTAGAAGGCAAAcctcaaagaaaaaaaatattgatgatgACGATGAAGATAATGAGAAACCAACAAATGGGGAAGAGGATGATTTGGGAAGTCTTAAATCAAAGAAGGGGAAAAAAGCAGGAGGTGGAGGTAGGAAGCCTTCCAAAAAGAAGTCTGAGgaaagtgactatgataatgatGGCGATGCTAGTTCTGAtgagaatgatgataatgataatgttGAGAAGAAGAAACCAGGAGGGAAGCAATCAAAGAAAAGAGTTCAAAGCAGTCAAAATAGTAGGAATGCTAGAAGGAAAGTTAAGTAG
- the LOC107617371 gene encoding formamidopyrimidine-DNA glycosylase isoform X3, whose product MPELPEVEAARRAVEDNCVGKKIVKCIVADDPKVIDGVSPSELQASVVGKTIVAARRKGKNMWLQLDSPPFPSFQFGMAGAIYIKGVAVTKYKRSAVNDEEEWPSKYSKFFIELGDGLELSFTDKRRFARVRLLKDPTSVPPISELGPDALLEPMTLEEFTESLHKKKTEIKPLLLDQSFISGIGNWVADEVLYQARIHPRQTATSLSDESCAALHKSIKEVIQYAVEVDAECSCFPLEWLFHFRWGKKTGKITLEVGADSSQFPSSWIFHSREKKPGKAFVDGKQIDFITAGGRTTAYVPELQKPSGSQDVKEIGKSRRQTSKKKNIDDDDEDNEKPTNGEEDDLGSLKSKKGKKAGGGGRKPSKKKSEESDYDNDGDASSDENDDNDNVEKKKPGGKQSKKRVQSSQNSRNARRKVK is encoded by the exons ATGCCGGAGCTTCCAGAAGTGGAGGCGGCCAGGAGGGCCGTCGAAGACAACTGCGTCGGAAAGAAGATAGTGAAATGCATTGTTGCTGATGATCCAAAAGTCATCGACGGTGTCTCTCCGTCGGAGCTCCAAGCTTCGGTGGTCGGCAAGACCATTGTCGCAGCTCGAAGAAAGGGAAAGAACATGTGGCTTCAGCTCGATTCACCTCCTTTCCCTTCCTTCCAATTCG GCATGGCTGGTGCTATATACATAAAAGGCGTTGCAGTTACTAAGTACAAAAG GTCTGCTGTAAATGACGAAGAGGAGTGGCCTTCCAAATATTCTAAGTTTTTTATTGAG CTAGGCGATGGCTTGGAGTTGTCTTTCACTGACAAAAGGCGATTTGCTAGAGTTCGCCTGCTTAAAGAT CCGACATCAGTGCCTCCCATATCTGAACTTGGTCCTGATGCACTTTTGGAACCCATGACACTTGAGGAGTTCACTGAATCTCTGCACAAGAAGAAAACTGAAATCAAACCTTTGTTACTTGATCAG AGCTTTATTTCAGGTATTGGAAATTGGGTTGCAGATGAAGTGCTATACCAA GCAAGAATCCATCCTCGGCAAACAGCTACTAGCCTTTCGGATGAAAGTTGTGCAGCTTTGCACAAATCCATTAAAGAG GTTATTCAATATGCGGTTGAAGTTGATGCTGAATGTAGCTGTTTTCCTCTTGAATGGTTATTTCATTTTCGTTGGGGGAAAAAGACTGGAAAAATAA CACTTGAAGTTGGAGCAGATAGTAGTCAGTTTCCTTCTAGTTGGATATTTCATTCACGTGAAAAAAAGCCTGGCAAGGCTTTTGTTGATG GGAAACAAATTGACTTTATTACTGCTGGTGGCAGG ACCACTGCGTATGTGCCAGAGTTGCAAAAGCCGAGTGGATCACAAGATGTGAAAGAAATTGGAAAATCTAGAAGGCAAAcctcaaagaaaaaaaatattgatgatgACGATGAAGATAATGAGAAACCAACAAATGGGGAAGAGGATGATTTGGGAAGTCTTAAATCAAAGAAGGGGAAAAAAGCAGGAGGTGGAGGTAGGAAGCCTTCCAAAAAGAAGTCTGAGgaaagtgactatgataatgatGGCGATGCTAGTTCTGAtgagaatgatgataatgataatgttGAGAAGAAGAAACCAGGAGGGAAGCAATCAAAGAAAAGAGTTCAAAGCAGTCAAAATAGTAGGAATGCTAGAAGGAAAGTTAAGTAG
- the LOC107617370 gene encoding zinc finger BED domain-containing protein DAYSLEEPER-like: MRNRKKSIVWEYFTVKTVSPGCAKAYCKQCNKEFAYMTGSKQSGTSHLKRHISLGICLKNHQTPSGEDNVQPPRKHFTKAMPHDAHVPFDQEQCNDNIAKMIILHDYPLHIVEHQGFIDFVRLLQPQYNPLSLKDVQGDCIAMYLREKQNLLNVINGIPGRVNLTVDYWTSNQTLAYVFLRGHFIGGDWNLHHPILSVMMVPFPDSDNSLNQTILSCINDWHLEGRLFTITLDKLFSNGTLMGNLRCLLSVKNPVIFDGQLLSQNCYARVLSCLALDALSAMKETVGRIRESVKYVKSSEFHEEKFFALKRQLQVPTMMELLVDDQNKWDTVYRMLAAACELKEVFGCFDDFGPDYKMNLTMDDWKHVEKLCMCLKYLYDAANILTIRPYPTANLFFCEASNLLLELTHAAFSQDPFYSTLVMPLQEKFDRYWRESCLILAAAVAMDPRYKMKLVESTFARIFGQNSEPWLRIVEDGLHELFVEYIIQMLPSSATNGDKGNEATIEPEPEPEPEPEPEPCHEESLNGSLFAEDGLFDIELFISDFTGNHQFNSELSEYLEEPLEPQVQEFDILNWWRGKEWKYPTLSRMASDILSIPVSTLSADSAFDMQIREMDSYRCSLGSLTLEAITCTKDWFQYE, from the coding sequence ATGCGAAACCGAAAGAAATCTATTGTCTGGGAGTACTTCACTGTGAAAACTGTTAGCCCTGGATGTGCCAAGGCTTACTGTAAACAATGCAATAAGGAATTTGCTTACATGACAGGTTCGAAACAATCTGGCACAAGCCATCTCAAGAGGCACATTTCATTAGGAATCTGTCTGAAAAATCACCAAACCCCTTCTGGAGAAGATAATGTTCAGCCGCCAAGGAAACATTTCACAAAAGCAATGCCTCACGATGCCCACGTACCATTTGACCAGGAGCAATGCAATGACAACATAGCTAAGATGATCATTTTGCATGATTATCCACTTCATATTGTGGAACACCAGGGTTTCATTGATTTTGTGCGGTTACTTCAACCTCAGTACAATCCACTAAGCTTAAAAGATGTTCAAGGGGATTGCATCGCAATGTACCTCAGAGAAAAGCAAAACCTCTTAAATGTCATCAATGGGATTCCTGGACGAGTCAACCTTACTGTGGATTATTGGACTTCAAACCAGACATTGGCCTATGTTTTTCTTCGAGGACACTTCATTGGTGGTGATTGGAACTTACATCATCCCATTCTCAGTGTTATGATGGTGCCTTTTCCTGATTCTGACAATTCCTTGAATCAAACTATACTCTCTTGCATAAATGATTGGCATTTGGAGGGTCGGCTATTCACCATCACACTTGATAAGTTATTCTCAAATGGGACTTTGATGGGAAATCTCAGATGTCTCCTCTCTGTTAAGAACCCTGTGATCTTTGATGGTCAGTTATTAAGCCAGAACTGTTATGCCCGTGTGCTTAGTTGCCTTGCATTAGATGCACTGTCGGCAATGAAAGAAACTGTTGGTAGAATTCGCGAGAGTGTGAAGTATGTGAAATCTTCAGAATTTCATGAAGAGAAGTTTTTTGCGTTAAAGCGACAGCTTCAAGTCCCTACTATGATGGAGCTCTTAGTTGATGATCAAAATAAATGGGATACAGTTTATCGAATGCTTGCTGCTGCCTGTGAATTAAAGGAAGTCTTTGGTTGCTTTGATGACTTCGGTCCTGATTATAAAATGAATCTTACTATGGACGACTGGAAGCATGTGGAAAAGCTCTGCATGTGTTTAAAGTATTTGTACGATGCAGCTAACATCTTAACTATTCGACCATACCCAACTGCAAACTTGTTTTTCTGTGAAGCATCAAACCTTTTGCTAGAGTTGACACATGCAGCATTCAGCCAGGATCCTTTCTACAGTACACTGGTTATGCCTTTGCAAGAGAAATTTGATCGGTATTGGAGAGAAAGCTGTCTCATCTTGGCAGCTGCTGTAGCCATGGACCCAAGGTATAAAATGAAACTTGTAGAATCCACTTTTGCGAGGATATTTGGTCAGAATTCTGAACCATGGCTAAGAATTGTTGAGGATGGTCTACATGAACTGTTTGTTGAATATATCATACAAATGCTTCCTTCTTCAGCAACAAATGGTGATAAAGGGAACGAGGCTACTATAGAGCCTGAGCCTGAGCCTGAGCCTGAGCCTGAGCCTGAGCCCTGCCATGAAGAGTCACTTAATGGATCCCTCTTTGCTGAAGATGGGCTTTTTGATATTGAACTTTTTATATCTGACTTCACTGGTAACCATCAATTTAATTCAGAATTGAGTGAGTATTTGGAAGAACCTCTGGAGCCTCAagtacaagaatttgatattctAAACTGGTGGAGAGGAAAGGAATGGAAGTACCCCACTTTGTCTAGAATGGCATCTGATATTTTGTCTATACCTGTATCCACTCTTTCTGCAGATTCTGCTTTTGACATGCAAATTAGAGAAATGGATAGCTATAGGTGTTCGTTGGGCTCTCTAACTCTTGAAGCCATTACATGTACCAAGGATTGGTTCCAGTACGAATAA
- the LOC107617369 gene encoding PX domain-containing protein EREX isoform X1, giving the protein MHPYVHDFSVLDLNFSCAYADTVINPFAYRRSLLNDDYFLPQNNAASLSPKHRHDGTSPLPLGMDWSPPPRKWDGRNSVWPHDPHTGWSFCVTVPSWVTVPQSGGSEPVVFYRVLVGIQSPEGVTSTRVILRRFSDFLKLFSDLKKEFPMKNLPPAPSKKVLRIKSHALLEERRCLLADWMEKLLSDIDVSRSVPAAMFLELEAAARSAFHDVNQHISEKTSASGATPSIMFRDSSHGSVNADNSFITSESGNDTSYEVSELGSPRHGKDKCSGRSMENSTLEHNLINSTQTHDRAASNKGFTKEDSSVDKITANTTDAIALRLDGTEFQPGTQKSKLNVHVKRLSTESIDSGFSSVQNSETSNSAANSLLQDASHHHESCEPSRNSLVTLPLYERHKLNRVLTTQQQRLVTAKTDVEDLLARLNQEMAARQYLMTKVKDLEVELETTRLNCRENMQQAVLTEKERFTQMQWDMEELRRKCLELEMKLKSEEDERVLAESTKESVIQEKQLLQQELDAAREQLEQLQKYHDEFETKSKTDSKLLVKEVKSLRSSQLELKQQLSDLMKEKIDVERILQKERQRMELLHNANSKLLHECGILQRRLKECSVNFLVEEEDKLTVDASPSDALDLLATSDNRIGLLLAEAQLLAQDVENAGVALDESRDTANSGATGTTTPHDELRKMLADVFVDNASLRKQINSVIRCALNSNIKSGEGEEEEEEEVHLQKTVLSKFLER; this is encoded by the exons ATGCATCCGTACGTACACGACTTCTCTGTATTGGACCTCAATTTCAGCTGCGCTTACGCTGACACCGTCATAAACCCTTTCGCTTATCGTCGATCGCTGCTAAACGACGATTACTTTCTTCCCCAAAACAACGCCGCTTCGCTCTCTCCCAAGCATCGCCACGATGGAACCTCCCCTCTCCCTCTCGGCATGGATTGGAGCCCTCCCCCTCGCAAATGG GATGGCCGCAACTCAGTTTGGCCTCATGATCCTCACACGGGTTGGAGTTTCTGTGTTACTGTTCCTTCCTGGGTTACTGTTCCCCAATCCGGTGGTTCTGAACCTGTTGTG TTTTACAGGGTTCTAGTTGGTATACAATCCCCGGAGGGAGTCACTAGTACGCGAGTGATATTGCGCAGATTTAGTGATTTTTTGAAGCTTTTTTCTGAT CTGAAGAAGGAATTTCCTATGAAAAACTTGCCTCCTGCTCCATCGAAAAAGGTTTTGAGAATTAAAAGCCATGCACTTTTGGAAGAG CGAAGGTGCTTATTAGCAGATTGGATGGAAAAACTGTTATCAGACATCGATGTATCAAGAAGTGTCCCAGCAGCCATGTTTCTTGAGCTAGAAGCTGCTGCTAGATCTG CATTCCATGATGTGAATCAGCATATATCAGAGAAAACATCTGCTAGTGGTGCTACACCATCAATTATGTTCCGTGATAGCTCACATGGTTCTGTAAATGCTGATAATTCATTCATTACATCCGAGTCCGGTAATGATACCTCTTATGAGGTTTCTGAGCTGGGATCACCGAGGCATGGAAAAGATAAATGCTCTGGTCGTAGCATGGAGAATTCAACATTGGAACATAATTTGATTAATTCGACTCAAACTCATGATCGTGCTGCATCCAACAAAGGTTTTACTAAGGAGGATAGTAGTGTGGACAAGATCACTGCAAATACTACTGATGCTATAGCTCTTCGCCTGGATGGAACTgagtttcaacctggaacacAGAAGTCTAAGTTGAATGTTCATGTCAAGAGACTATCAACAGAGAGCATTGACAGTGGTTTTAGTTCTGTACAGAATAGTGAGACATCAAATTCAGCTGCGAACAGTTTGCTTCAGGATGCTTCTCATCATCATGAGAGCTGTGAACCATCCAGAAACTCATTGGTGACTTTACCACTGTATGAGCGACACAAGTTGAACAGAGTACTTACTACTCAGCAGCAAAGACTGGTCACAGCGAAAACGGATGTCGAGGATCTTCTAGCAAGGTTGAACCAAGAAATGGCTGCAAGACAGTATCTCATGACCAAG GTCAAAGATTTAGAAGTTGAACTTGAAACAACTCGATTGAACTGCAGAGAAAACATGCAGCAGGCTGTTTTGACTGAAAAGGAAAGATTTACGCAGATGCAGTGGGATATGGAGGAACTCCGGAGAAAGTGCCTGGAGTTGGAAATGAAATTGAAGTCTGAAGAG GATGAAAGGGTGCTAGCAGAATCAACAAAAGAATCTGTTATCCAGGAGAAGCAACTATTGCAGCAAGAGCTAGATGCAGCTAGAGAACAACTTGAGCAGTTGCAGAAATATCATGACGAATTTGAGACAAAATCAAAGACAGATTCAAAGTTGCTAGTAAAGGAGGTCAAGTCACTGAGAAGCTCTCAGTTAGAACTGAAACAGCAGCTAAGTGACTTGATGAAGGAAAAGATAGATGTGGAG AGAATTCTCCAGAAGGAAAGACAAAGAATGGAACTTTTACATAATGCTAATTCAAAGTTGCTGCATGAGTGTGGAATCCTTCAAAGGAGGCTTAAGGAGTGCAGTGTAAACTTccttgttgaagaggaagataaACTGACTGTTGACGCTTCACCATCTGATGCTTTGGATTTATTAGCAACATCTGATAACCGAATTGGTCTTCTGCTTGCAGAG GCACAACTATTAGCACAGGATGTAGAAAATGCTGGTGTTGCTCTGGATGAGTCACGTGATACAGCAAATTCAGGTGCGACAGGAACAACAACTCCTCATGATGAGTTGAGAAAGATGCTGGCAGATGTGTTTGTAGACAATGCCAGCTTAAGGAAACAAATAAATTCTGTCATTCGTTGTGCTCTAAATTCCAATATAAAATCAGGGGAGggcgaggaagaggaggaggaggaggtccATTTGCAAAAAACCGTTCTAAGCAAGTTCTTGGAAAGATGA
- the LOC107617369 gene encoding PX domain-containing protein EREX isoform X2: MEPPLSLSAWIGALPLANGMAATQFGLMILTRVGVSVLLFLPGLLFPNPVVLNLLWVLVGIQSPEGVTSTRVILRRFSDFLKLFSDLKKEFPMKNLPPAPSKKVLRIKSHALLEERRCLLADWMEKLLSDIDVSRSVPAAMFLELEAAARSAFHDVNQHISEKTSASGATPSIMFRDSSHGSVNADNSFITSESGNDTSYEVSELGSPRHGKDKCSGRSMENSTLEHNLINSTQTHDRAASNKGFTKEDSSVDKITANTTDAIALRLDGTEFQPGTQKSKLNVHVKRLSTESIDSGFSSVQNSETSNSAANSLLQDASHHHESCEPSRNSLVTLPLYERHKLNRVLTTQQQRLVTAKTDVEDLLARLNQEMAARQYLMTKVKDLEVELETTRLNCRENMQQAVLTEKERFTQMQWDMEELRRKCLELEMKLKSEEDERVLAESTKESVIQEKQLLQQELDAAREQLEQLQKYHDEFETKSKTDSKLLVKEVKSLRSSQLELKQQLSDLMKEKIDVERILQKERQRMELLHNANSKLLHECGILQRRLKECSVNFLVEEEDKLTVDASPSDALDLLATSDNRIGLLLAEAQLLAQDVENAGVALDESRDTANSGATGTTTPHDELRKMLADVFVDNASLRKQINSVIRCALNSNIKSGEGEEEEEEEVHLQKTVLSKFLER; encoded by the exons ATGGAACCTCCCCTCTCCCTCTCGGCATGGATTGGAGCCCTCCCCCTCGCAAATGG GATGGCCGCAACTCAGTTTGGCCTCATGATCCTCACACGGGTTGGAGTTTCTGTGTTACTGTTCCTTCCTGGGTTACTGTTCCCCAATCCGGTGGTTCTGAACCTGTTGTG GGTTCTAGTTGGTATACAATCCCCGGAGGGAGTCACTAGTACGCGAGTGATATTGCGCAGATTTAGTGATTTTTTGAAGCTTTTTTCTGAT CTGAAGAAGGAATTTCCTATGAAAAACTTGCCTCCTGCTCCATCGAAAAAGGTTTTGAGAATTAAAAGCCATGCACTTTTGGAAGAG CGAAGGTGCTTATTAGCAGATTGGATGGAAAAACTGTTATCAGACATCGATGTATCAAGAAGTGTCCCAGCAGCCATGTTTCTTGAGCTAGAAGCTGCTGCTAGATCTG CATTCCATGATGTGAATCAGCATATATCAGAGAAAACATCTGCTAGTGGTGCTACACCATCAATTATGTTCCGTGATAGCTCACATGGTTCTGTAAATGCTGATAATTCATTCATTACATCCGAGTCCGGTAATGATACCTCTTATGAGGTTTCTGAGCTGGGATCACCGAGGCATGGAAAAGATAAATGCTCTGGTCGTAGCATGGAGAATTCAACATTGGAACATAATTTGATTAATTCGACTCAAACTCATGATCGTGCTGCATCCAACAAAGGTTTTACTAAGGAGGATAGTAGTGTGGACAAGATCACTGCAAATACTACTGATGCTATAGCTCTTCGCCTGGATGGAACTgagtttcaacctggaacacAGAAGTCTAAGTTGAATGTTCATGTCAAGAGACTATCAACAGAGAGCATTGACAGTGGTTTTAGTTCTGTACAGAATAGTGAGACATCAAATTCAGCTGCGAACAGTTTGCTTCAGGATGCTTCTCATCATCATGAGAGCTGTGAACCATCCAGAAACTCATTGGTGACTTTACCACTGTATGAGCGACACAAGTTGAACAGAGTACTTACTACTCAGCAGCAAAGACTGGTCACAGCGAAAACGGATGTCGAGGATCTTCTAGCAAGGTTGAACCAAGAAATGGCTGCAAGACAGTATCTCATGACCAAG GTCAAAGATTTAGAAGTTGAACTTGAAACAACTCGATTGAACTGCAGAGAAAACATGCAGCAGGCTGTTTTGACTGAAAAGGAAAGATTTACGCAGATGCAGTGGGATATGGAGGAACTCCGGAGAAAGTGCCTGGAGTTGGAAATGAAATTGAAGTCTGAAGAG GATGAAAGGGTGCTAGCAGAATCAACAAAAGAATCTGTTATCCAGGAGAAGCAACTATTGCAGCAAGAGCTAGATGCAGCTAGAGAACAACTTGAGCAGTTGCAGAAATATCATGACGAATTTGAGACAAAATCAAAGACAGATTCAAAGTTGCTAGTAAAGGAGGTCAAGTCACTGAGAAGCTCTCAGTTAGAACTGAAACAGCAGCTAAGTGACTTGATGAAGGAAAAGATAGATGTGGAG AGAATTCTCCAGAAGGAAAGACAAAGAATGGAACTTTTACATAATGCTAATTCAAAGTTGCTGCATGAGTGTGGAATCCTTCAAAGGAGGCTTAAGGAGTGCAGTGTAAACTTccttgttgaagaggaagataaACTGACTGTTGACGCTTCACCATCTGATGCTTTGGATTTATTAGCAACATCTGATAACCGAATTGGTCTTCTGCTTGCAGAG GCACAACTATTAGCACAGGATGTAGAAAATGCTGGTGTTGCTCTGGATGAGTCACGTGATACAGCAAATTCAGGTGCGACAGGAACAACAACTCCTCATGATGAGTTGAGAAAGATGCTGGCAGATGTGTTTGTAGACAATGCCAGCTTAAGGAAACAAATAAATTCTGTCATTCGTTGTGCTCTAAATTCCAATATAAAATCAGGGGAGggcgaggaagaggaggaggaggaggtccATTTGCAAAAAACCGTTCTAAGCAAGTTCTTGGAAAGATGA